Below is a window of Desmonostoc muscorum LEGE 12446 DNA.
CTCTTAACTCTTATGCCTCTAGCTTAGCAATGACACTTTCCATCTCTTGAGAGATTTGGGTGAGTTTTTCGGGAGAGTTGGTTTCTAGGTAAACCCGCACCAAGGGTTCTGTACCGGAAGGACGCAGCAGTACCCAGCTACCTTCTTCTAAATAGAGTTTAATACCGTCTTTACGCCCGACTTCCTTGACTTTAATTCCGGCTACCTCTGTGGGTGGATTTTTGGTGAAGGAGTCGATGACAGCGGTTTTGTGAGATTCGGTGAGGTGCAAGTCAAGGCGGGTGTTGTAAAGGGGACCATCAGCTTCGGCGATCGCTTCTTTAACTAGCTGACTTAGGGGTTTCCCTTCATAGGCGATGGCTTCTGCCACCAGCATATCAGCTAAAACACCGTCTTTTTCGGGAATATGCCCAATTATACTTAATCCGCCTGATTCTTCCCCACCAATGAGTACAGCAGTTTCCCGCATTTTTTCACCGATGTATTTAAAGCCAACTGCTGTTTCATAAATTTGCAGCCCATATTTAGCCGCGAAGTTATCCAGTAGGTGGGTTGTAGCCACAGTGCGGACGATGGCGCCGCTTTTGCCTTTATTTTTGATTAAATGTCGTGCTAGAACTAACAGCACAGTATTCGGAGTGAGGACAGTACCTTGTTCATCAACAATACCAAAGCGATCGCTATCTCCATCTGTCGCCAAACCCAAATCTGCACGATCCTTTACTACTGCTTCCACTAACTCAACTAATTGTTCTCCTTTGGGTTCTGGCATCCCACCGCCAAATAATACATCCCTCCAAGTGTGGAAACTTTCTAACTGAACACCACTATGTTGCAAAACTTCATCTAAATAACCGCGAGAAGTAGAATAAAGAGCATCGTATTTTACCTTTAAATTAGCGCTCCTAATTCGTTCTACATCAAGCAGGGTATAGATAAATTCCAGGTAATCTGGCTTGGGATCGAAAGTAGAAATTAAATCGGGTCGATTGCTACTAGGCAGTTCATCCGATGCACTTTCTATATTTGCCACAATAGTATCAGTAATCTCTGGAGTGGCAGGTCCAGCATAATCGGGGATATATT
It encodes the following:
- a CDS encoding phosphoglucomutase/phosphomannomutase family protein, with product MSASSNSSKIKFGTDGWRGIIADDFTFPNVRKVTRAIASYLETAYTKDRPVLIAYDTRFLADQFALTAAQVLADLGWTVKITDRDCPTPVIAYNARHLNSAGALMFTASHNPAPYCGIKYIPDYAGPATPEITDTIVANIESASDELPSSNRPDLISTFDPKPDYLEFIYTLLDVERIRSANLKVKYDALYSTSRGYLDEVLQHSGVQLESFHTWRDVLFGGGMPEPKGEQLVELVEAVVKDRADLGLATDGDSDRFGIVDEQGTVLTPNTVLLVLARHLIKNKGKSGAIVRTVATTHLLDNFAAKYGLQIYETAVGFKYIGEKMRETAVLIGGEESGGLSIIGHIPEKDGVLADMLVAEAIAYEGKPLSQLVKEAIAEADGPLYNTRLDLHLTESHKTAVIDSFTKNPPTEVAGIKVKEVGRKDGIKLYLEEGSWVLLRPSGTEPLVRVYLETNSPEKLTQISQEMESVIAKLEA